The Setaria italica strain Yugu1 chromosome IX, Setaria_italica_v2.0, whole genome shotgun sequence genome has a window encoding:
- the LOC101761753 gene encoding uncharacterized protein LOC101761753 yields MQPVSRLAPARPHARVGTTTSKCQARAAATTSRGCAWPCRRVAPAPRLRARATSCGGRGTTEPVEAREDNAEPAAVDEAEAGLAPEELEVLEEAAIAGVDEGRRPTDYDRRAHIFEESSRVFRELKHQRDGDGGGGHGGVADAATAAGTGTREHQQLG; encoded by the coding sequence ATGCAGCCCGTGTCGCGCTTGGCCCCCGCGCGGCCGCACGCGCGCGTGGGGACGACGACGTCGAAGTGCCAGGCCCGTGCCGcggccacgacgagccgcggctgCGCCTGGCCCTGCAGGCGCGTGGCTCCCGCGCCGCGCCTGCGCGCCCGCGCGACGTCGTGCGGAGGCCGGGGCACGACGGAGCCCGTCGAGGCGCGGGAGGACAacgcggagccggcggcggtcgaTGAGGCGGAGGCTGGGCTGGCGCCGGAGGAGCTGGAggtgctggaggaggcggccaTCGCGGGGGTGGacgaggggcggcggcccaCGGACTACGACCGCCGCGCGCACATCTTCGAGGAGAGCTCGCGGGTATTCCGGGAGCTCAAGCACCAacgggacggcgacggcggaggcggacaCGGTGGTGTGGCCGATGCTGCCACGGCGGCTGGAACAGGAACGCGCGAACATCAGCAGCTTGGGTGA